CCTCATGACGTACCCGAGGCTGGTGATCCCACAGGCCGTCAGGATGCGGGTCTATCCGCTCGAACAGATCATCGCTGAAAAATTCGCTGCCATGGTCGAGCTGAACGTGGCGAATACCCGGATGAAGGACTTCCATGACCTGTGGCAAATCGCCCGCCACGATCCTCCCTCGCCGCTGCCGGGTGAAGGTGCCCGTGACATGTCGGCGCACGATCTGAGTGAAGCCATGCGGCGCAGCTTCGAGGCCAGATGTACGCCACTCGCGGATCTTTCGCTGGTGCTCAGCCCGGCGTTTGGTCAGGACACTGAGCTGGTCGGGCAATGGAGTCGCTACTGCCGTAAAGCCAACTGGACGAATCTGCCCGGGTTTGAAGAGATCATGGGTGTCATCCGCGCTTTCCCCGGTAAGGTCGCACAAAACCTGCCAGGGCGAATGGCAGGCCGGTGGGCTCCAGATACGCTGACTTGGAGACCGGAAGAGGAGTCGTGTCCGGATCTAGAGCCGTTCCGTCAAATCAGCAAAGACGGTGAGTAAGAGGGGCGAGGTGCATCATCTCAGAGGACGAAATCATCGCCTGAGTCATCTTGCATTCGGAGACTGAGATTTCCCTTAGCAAGACTGAATGAGCGGCACGGTGAGATCCCTCAACCGCCTGTTCAGTTTACTCATAATGAAAAACTCATCTCAGGTTGGTCCGGCCGGGATTCTCCTTCCTGTGGACGGCCAGTCGCAGGTACCCCCATAGATAACACAACTTAACTCTGGGTTCACTGTTACAGCCATGCTCAAGCCTCAAGACCTCCTCGTCCTCCTCAAACTTCTTCAATCCGGTTACACCTCGCACGCCAAGCTGGCTGCCAGCCTAGGCCATGAGTGCCTCAGAGGTCCACGCCGGTCTGAAACGGCTCAAACACGCCCGTCTGGTCAAACGGGATGGGCTTCCCTGTCCGCTCGGCGGTCCGTGGGGTGCTCCAGTACGGCGTGCCGTACTCCTGCCTGCTGAGCGCGGCGAACTCACCCGGGGGCTGCCCACGGCTTACGCCGCGCCACCGCTCAATGCGTTCATCGTGCAGGGTGACGACCCACCCCCTGTCTGGCCAGATCCTGACGGTCCAGTACGGGGCCAGGCTTTTACGCCCCTCTACCGCTCCGCGCCTTTTGCTGCCTGGCAAGATTCAGGGCTCTACGAGTGGCCCGCACTGGTTGACGCGCTGCGGGGCGGAAGTACTCGGGAACGACACCTGGCCAGCGAGCT
Above is a genomic segment from Deinococcus detaillensis containing:
- a CDS encoding nucleotidyl transferase AbiEii/AbiGii toxin family protein, giving the protein MPDPAAKNPVASIIARLKNEGAALGLTPEQLRVMPLQMAYAHQGFLARLDASRHAERFVVKGGASLFARYRALGRPTRDLDLASAGPAASLEEIRGWVEEICDQPFGDHLTFPTDQVQVKVLTPDSAAHPVTAVRLTAYLGGSRQIVDLDLSFGSVIHPGVCLMTYPRLVIPQAVRMRVYPLEQIIAEKFAAMVELNVANTRMKDFHDLWQIARHDPPSPLPGEGARDMSAHDLSEAMRRSFEARCTPLADLSLVLSPAFGQDTELVGQWSRYCRKANWTNLPGFEEIMGVIRAFPGKVAQNLPGRMAGRWAPDTLTWRPEEESCPDLEPFRQISKDGE